One window of the Carnobacterium maltaromaticum DSM 20342 genome contains the following:
- the recG gene encoding ATP-dependent DNA helicase RecG, with translation MGKSIYDPIELLPQVGPKRLEALHQLGIYTILDILSHYPFRYEDIQVKDLTEIEDQEKVTLKGDVVSEAVLTRFGPKKNRLVFRLVIDHAVIAVSFFNQPYLKSKIVAGEELAVFGKWDGKRKSLTGIKILGIATEQEASNFESIYNGNKGIKQKTIFQLVEQAYERYQDVIPEIIPNYLREKYRLISHREAIYAMHFPTAEEQTIQARREVVFEEFLVFQMKMQVLRKQEKASGRGTAILYEVADLRRFIQSLPFELTKAQKRVVNEICSDLRQSLHMHRLLQGDVGSGKTIVAAIALFATVNAGFQGALMVPTGILAEQHMESLDQLFDPLEVKVALLTGATKTKERREILEQLASGELDVIIGTHALIQEDVHFAKLGLVITDEQHRFGVNQRKILREKGTHPDVLFMTATPIPRTLAITAYGEMDVSIIDELPAGRIPIETTWTRPKNFEHTLSFIETQLHKGSQAYVICPLIEESESLDVKNATDIYEKLCLYYGPKNFTVGLLHGKMKAAEKDAIMESFKNNEIQVLVSTTVIEVGVNVPNATTMVIYDADRFGLSQLHQLRGRVGRGSKESYCILVANPKNDTGIERMKIMTETTDGFVLSEKDLELRGPGDLFGNKQSGLPDFKVGDIVGDFGALEAARKEAAALINQTDFFDNPNYAALRREVGLENMSALDFD, from the coding sequence ATGGGAAAATCAATTTATGATCCAATTGAGCTTTTACCGCAAGTCGGACCAAAACGATTAGAAGCGTTACATCAATTAGGCATTTATACAATTTTAGATATCTTGTCTCACTATCCGTTTCGTTATGAAGATATTCAAGTCAAGGATTTGACGGAGATTGAAGACCAAGAAAAAGTTACATTAAAAGGTGATGTGGTTTCCGAGGCTGTATTGACACGTTTTGGACCGAAAAAAAATCGTCTAGTATTCCGTTTAGTGATTGACCACGCTGTTATTGCGGTTTCTTTTTTTAATCAGCCCTATTTGAAAAGTAAAATAGTTGCTGGAGAGGAGCTTGCCGTTTTTGGAAAATGGGATGGCAAGCGGAAAAGCTTAACTGGAATTAAAATACTAGGTATTGCAACAGAGCAGGAAGCCAGTAACTTTGAGTCCATCTATAATGGAAATAAAGGGATAAAACAAAAAACAATTTTTCAATTAGTTGAACAGGCTTATGAACGTTATCAAGATGTTATCCCAGAAATTATTCCAAACTATTTGCGAGAGAAATATCGTTTAATTAGTCATCGAGAAGCTATTTATGCGATGCATTTCCCAACAGCGGAAGAGCAAACAATTCAAGCGAGACGAGAAGTTGTTTTTGAGGAATTCTTAGTTTTCCAAATGAAAATGCAAGTCTTACGAAAGCAAGAAAAAGCTAGTGGTCGAGGGACAGCGATTTTATATGAGGTTGCTGATTTAAGACGTTTTATTCAAAGTCTGCCCTTTGAATTAACCAAGGCTCAAAAGCGTGTAGTCAATGAAATTTGTAGTGATTTGCGACAGTCTTTACATATGCATCGCTTGTTACAAGGTGATGTGGGGAGTGGAAAGACGATTGTCGCAGCTATTGCTTTATTTGCAACAGTCAATGCTGGATTCCAAGGGGCTTTAATGGTGCCAACCGGTATTTTAGCAGAGCAGCACATGGAAAGTTTAGATCAACTATTTGATCCTCTAGAGGTGAAAGTCGCGCTTTTAACTGGGGCGACAAAAACTAAGGAACGGCGAGAAATTTTAGAGCAACTAGCTTCAGGTGAGCTTGATGTTATTATTGGAACCCATGCTTTGATTCAAGAAGATGTCCATTTTGCTAAATTAGGTTTAGTGATTACAGACGAGCAACATCGCTTTGGAGTCAATCAACGGAAAATACTTCGTGAAAAAGGGACGCATCCAGATGTCTTATTTATGACTGCGACACCGATTCCTCGGACATTGGCGATTACAGCTTATGGTGAGATGGATGTTTCCATTATTGATGAGTTACCCGCTGGCAGGATTCCAATTGAAACAACATGGACGAGACCGAAAAACTTTGAGCATACCTTATCCTTCATTGAAACCCAACTTCATAAAGGTTCTCAAGCCTATGTGATTTGTCCATTAATTGAAGAATCAGAAAGTCTTGATGTAAAAAATGCTACGGATATTTACGAAAAATTGTGCCTTTATTATGGCCCGAAAAATTTTACTGTCGGGTTGCTTCACGGTAAGATGAAGGCTGCAGAAAAAGATGCGATTATGGAATCGTTTAAAAATAATGAGATACAAGTTCTTGTTTCGACAACCGTCATTGAAGTAGGGGTAAATGTACCAAATGCAACAACGATGGTCATTTATGATGCGGATCGCTTTGGACTCTCACAACTTCATCAATTACGTGGACGTGTTGGACGAGGATCGAAAGAATCTTATTGTATCTTAGTTGCTAATCCTAAAAATGACACTGGGATTGAGCGGATGAAAATTATGACAGAAACAACAGATGGTTTTGTTTTAAGTGAAAAAGATTTAGAATTACGTGGACCAGGTGATTTATTTGGGAACAAACAATCTGGTTTACCAGATTTTAAAGTCGGCGATATAGTGGGAGATTTTGGAGCATTAGAAGCTGCTAGAAAAGAGGCGGCTGCTTTAATTAATCAAACTGACTTCTTTGATAATCCTAATTATGCTGCTTTGCGACGTGAAGTTGGTTTAGAAAATATGAGCGCATTAGATTTTGATTAA
- the sdaAA gene encoding L-serine ammonia-lyase, iron-sulfur-dependent, subunit alpha: protein MFQSVSELVTEANQVGSIAEVMIQLECQTTRMPRHEVIKKMEQQLSVMENAAKKGTAGVTSATGLTGGDATKLEAYLAKGNFLSGETILIAVQNAIATNEVNAAMGLICATPTAGSAGVVPGVLFAAKDRLDLDRDAMVRFLFVAGAFGLVIANNASISGAEGGCQAEIGSASAIASAALVDAAGGTPEMCSAAIAMVLKNMMGLICDPVAGLVEVPCVKRNALGASQAMISADMALAGITSVIPTDEVIEAMYKVGRQMPSIFKETAEGGLADTPTGREIKMRIFGQSV, encoded by the coding sequence ATGTTTCAATCAGTCAGTGAATTAGTTACAGAAGCGAATCAAGTTGGAAGTATTGCTGAGGTGATGATTCAATTAGAATGTCAAACAACAAGAATGCCACGCCACGAAGTCATCAAAAAAATGGAACAACAACTAAGTGTCATGGAAAATGCTGCTAAAAAAGGCACTGCTGGGGTTACCTCGGCTACTGGTTTAACAGGTGGAGATGCGACTAAATTAGAAGCTTACTTAGCCAAGGGGAATTTTTTAAGTGGAGAAACGATTTTAATTGCCGTTCAAAATGCGATTGCTACGAATGAAGTGAATGCGGCAATGGGGTTAATTTGTGCGACACCAACTGCTGGTAGTGCTGGAGTTGTACCTGGAGTCTTGTTTGCGGCTAAAGATCGTTTAGATTTAGATCGTGATGCAATGGTGCGTTTTTTATTTGTAGCGGGTGCATTTGGTTTAGTAATTGCGAATAATGCTTCTATTAGTGGGGCAGAAGGTGGCTGCCAGGCTGAAATTGGTAGTGCCAGTGCGATTGCCAGTGCAGCTCTTGTGGATGCTGCAGGAGGAACTCCAGAAATGTGTAGCGCAGCGATTGCGATGGTATTAAAAAATATGATGGGGCTTATTTGTGACCCTGTTGCCGGTTTAGTTGAAGTTCCCTGTGTAAAACGAAATGCATTAGGTGCTTCTCAAGCTATGATTTCGGCGGATATGGCTTTAGCTGGAATCACCAGTGTCATTCCAACTGATGAAGTCATTGAGGCAATGTATAAAGTTGGCAGACAAATGCCTAGCATCTTTAAAGAAACGGCAGAAGGAGGGTTGGCAGATACGCCAACAGGACGTGAAATTAAAATGCGTATCTTTGGTCAATCTGTATAG
- the sdaAB gene encoding L-serine ammonia-lyase, iron-sulfur-dependent subunit beta, with amino-acid sequence MAQRYHSVFDIIGPVMVGPSSSHTAGAARIGKVVQKIFGATPAKVDIFLYESFAKTYRGHGTDIALVGGLLGMDPADERLADSIEIAKELGIEINFIPTNEKAEHPNSVKLVVSTPEKSLSVVGISIGGGKIQISEVNGFKIQLEENQPTFLIVHQDVPGMIAQVSNILAEKAINIGTMTVSRESKGQQAIMMIEVDQYEVGETLAELKQVEHIKQASFFK; translated from the coding sequence ATGGCACAACGTTATCACAGTGTTTTTGATATTATTGGTCCAGTAATGGTTGGTCCTAGCAGTTCTCATACTGCTGGAGCAGCCAGAATTGGAAAAGTCGTTCAGAAAATATTTGGTGCCACACCAGCTAAAGTTGACATTTTTTTGTATGAATCTTTTGCAAAAACCTATCGAGGTCACGGCACTGATATAGCTTTAGTTGGTGGACTTTTAGGGATGGATCCAGCGGATGAACGGTTAGCGGATTCCATTGAGATTGCCAAAGAATTAGGCATTGAAATCAATTTCATTCCCACAAACGAGAAAGCTGAACATCCAAACTCTGTCAAATTGGTCGTATCAACTCCAGAAAAATCTTTGTCTGTTGTTGGTATTTCAATTGGAGGAGGAAAAATTCAAATTTCGGAAGTTAATGGGTTCAAAATTCAATTGGAAGAAAACCAACCAACCTTTTTAATTGTGCATCAAGATGTTCCTGGAATGATTGCTCAAGTTTCAAATATTTTAGCTGAAAAGGCAATTAATATTGGAACTATGACAGTTTCTAGAGAATCAAAAGGGCAACAAGCAATCATGATGATTGAGGTAGACCAATATGAAGTTGGAGAAACCTTAGCTGAATTAAAACAAGTTGAGCATATTAAGCAGGCTAGTTTCTTTAAATAA
- a CDS encoding DAK2 domain-containing protein — translation MEVTKLEGNQFQAMVAIGAKRLTKNAEFVNSLNVFPVPDGDTGTNMNLSMTSGAKAVNSSTSDSVGELANALSKGLLMGARGNSGVILSQLFRGFSKSIVGKETLTAKEFAAAFTSGVETAYKAVMKPVEGTILTVARESAKAGEKKAKDTDDLVVVMEAVVRGAKKSLAKTPDLLPVLKEVGVVDSGGQGLLFVYEGFLEALSGNIVEEDYQQPNEKQMTEMVNAEHHRSVSNHIATEDIKYGYCTEIMVHIGDGETVDSEFDYDTFRNHLNDIGDSLLVVADDEIIKVHVHTEHPGEVMNYGQKFGSLMKIKVDNMRLQHETILDHEKEAKPVEKIPYGIIAIAAGEGVQELFKSLGAHYVISGGQTMNPSTEDILKAVAEVHAEKVIILPNNKNIFMAADQAAEVSDTPVVVVPSKTISQGMTAMLAFNSSNDLETNKAEMTAELDNVVSGQVTIAVRDTAIDGVTIKKDDYMGIIEGKIKFSETSRKQVAVETLQAMISEDSEIVTIILGEDGDMNEAKEVAETIEAEFEDVEVEIHEGNQPVYPYILSVE, via the coding sequence GTGGAAGTAACAAAATTAGAAGGTAACCAATTTCAGGCAATGGTGGCAATTGGTGCCAAACGTTTAACTAAAAATGCTGAGTTTGTCAATTCATTAAATGTATTCCCAGTGCCAGACGGCGATACTGGAACAAATATGAACTTATCTATGACAAGTGGAGCAAAAGCAGTAAATTCTTCAACATCAGATAGCGTAGGAGAATTAGCTAATGCTCTATCTAAAGGTTTATTAATGGGAGCACGCGGAAATTCTGGTGTTATTTTGTCGCAATTATTTAGAGGATTTTCTAAATCAATAGTAGGCAAGGAAACATTAACAGCAAAAGAATTTGCTGCAGCTTTTACAAGTGGAGTTGAAACGGCTTATAAAGCGGTTATGAAACCTGTTGAAGGAACTATTTTAACCGTTGCTCGTGAATCTGCTAAAGCTGGTGAGAAGAAAGCTAAAGATACAGATGATTTAGTTGTAGTAATGGAAGCTGTTGTTCGAGGCGCTAAAAAGTCATTAGCTAAAACACCTGATTTGCTCCCTGTACTTAAGGAAGTTGGCGTTGTAGATAGTGGTGGGCAAGGACTTTTATTTGTCTATGAAGGCTTTTTAGAAGCGTTATCTGGAAATATTGTTGAAGAAGATTATCAACAGCCAAATGAAAAGCAAATGACAGAAATGGTCAATGCAGAACATCATCGCAGCGTTTCAAATCATATTGCAACTGAAGATATTAAATATGGCTATTGTACTGAAATTATGGTTCATATTGGCGATGGTGAAACAGTTGATAGTGAATTTGACTACGATACTTTCCGTAACCATTTAAATGATATTGGCGATTCTTTATTAGTTGTTGCTGATGATGAAATTATTAAAGTTCATGTTCATACAGAGCATCCAGGTGAAGTAATGAATTATGGCCAAAAATTTGGTTCATTAATGAAAATTAAAGTGGATAATATGCGTCTTCAACATGAAACTATTTTAGACCATGAAAAAGAAGCGAAGCCAGTTGAGAAAATCCCTTATGGTATTATTGCGATTGCTGCTGGTGAAGGTGTTCAAGAACTATTTAAGAGTTTAGGTGCTCACTATGTTATTAGTGGTGGACAAACAATGAACCCTAGCACAGAAGATATTTTAAAAGCAGTTGCTGAAGTTCATGCAGAAAAAGTAATTATTTTACCAAATAATAAAAATATCTTCATGGCTGCAGATCAAGCAGCAGAAGTTAGTGATACTCCAGTTGTTGTGGTGCCAAGTAAAACTATTTCTCAAGGGATGACAGCGATGTTAGCCTTTAATAGTAGCAATGATTTGGAAACAAACAAAGCAGAAATGACAGCTGAATTAGATAATGTTGTTAGTGGACAAGTTACAATTGCAGTTCGAGACACAGCAATTGATGGTGTGACGATTAAAAAAGATGACTATATGGGAATTATTGAAGGCAAAATTAAATTCTCAGAAACAAGTCGCAAACAGGTTGCAGTTGAAACTTTACAAGCGATGATTTCTGAGGATAGTGAAATTGTAACCATTATTCTTGGTGAAGATGGAGACATGAATGAAGCTAAAGAAGTTGCAGAAACGATTGAAGCTGAATTTGAAGATGTTGAAGTTGAAATTCATGAAGGCAATCAACCCGTTTACCCATATATCTTATCTGTTGAGTAA